One Antarctobacter heliothermus DNA segment encodes these proteins:
- a CDS encoding tripartite tricarboxylate transporter permease, whose translation MDIINYILEAIPLVLSMGVIAAMVFGTAVGIAVGALPGLSATMGIAVLIPLTFSMEPLVALGMIAGIYNGAMYGGAIPAILLRIPGTPAGIATVFDGYPMAQKGQAKLALNIAVASSAIGSAASAIALLVLAPPLAALALKFSPANYFWLATFGLMTIAVLLSDSAYKGLLSVCLGLVLGMVGIDPIMGNERFAFNDMHLLSGIDIIVLLTGLYAIPPAIELALSSKPASDSELEISDKKEPFAWRSLIPVWVKASGIGVVTGVIPALGGNIAAIFAWNEQRRGDPDKEKYGKGAPEGVAAAECANNADTAASLIPALTLGIPGSGVAAVILGALLVHGLRPGPQLFQQDAPITYGFMLTLLITAGLVWVLGRYGAMVFVNVLRLPPRLLAPMIICMTVIGVYSIHNSFYEVWLMLGFGMLGYAMERLNIPTPPAVLAVILGPMAESALRRSLLISGNDVGYLFSGVISWLLICAILLSVGVPLFRKFLNRKSKDSSDLAQTVEK comes from the coding sequence ATGGATATCATCAACTACATTCTCGAGGCCATTCCTCTCGTTCTCTCGATGGGTGTGATTGCCGCCATGGTCTTCGGCACAGCCGTCGGCATCGCCGTTGGGGCGCTGCCGGGACTGTCCGCCACTATGGGCATCGCCGTGCTCATCCCGCTGACCTTCTCGATGGAGCCACTTGTGGCTCTCGGGATGATCGCCGGTATCTATAACGGCGCCATGTATGGCGGGGCGATCCCGGCCATCCTGTTACGTATCCCGGGTACTCCGGCGGGCATTGCAACGGTATTCGATGGCTACCCCATGGCCCAGAAAGGGCAAGCCAAACTGGCGTTGAACATCGCAGTGGCCTCCTCCGCCATCGGCAGCGCGGCCAGTGCGATCGCCCTGCTGGTGCTCGCGCCGCCCCTCGCCGCTCTGGCGCTTAAATTCAGCCCGGCCAACTACTTTTGGCTGGCGACCTTTGGCCTTATGACAATCGCGGTACTTCTTTCTGACAGCGCCTACAAAGGCCTCCTGTCAGTCTGCTTGGGGCTCGTGCTCGGCATGGTCGGCATTGACCCGATCATGGGCAACGAGCGATTTGCCTTCAACGACATGCACCTGTTGAGCGGGATCGACATCATTGTCCTGCTCACCGGCCTCTATGCAATCCCGCCTGCAATCGAACTTGCTCTTTCGTCCAAGCCCGCCTCAGACAGCGAGCTGGAGATCTCTGACAAGAAGGAGCCCTTTGCGTGGCGATCGTTGATACCGGTCTGGGTCAAAGCCTCTGGCATCGGCGTGGTGACAGGGGTGATCCCGGCGCTGGGAGGAAACATTGCTGCGATCTTCGCCTGGAATGAGCAGCGTCGAGGCGATCCGGACAAGGAGAAATATGGCAAAGGTGCCCCCGAGGGGGTGGCCGCGGCAGAGTGCGCCAACAACGCGGACACTGCTGCAAGCCTGATCCCTGCCCTGACGCTCGGCATTCCAGGCAGCGGTGTTGCTGCGGTCATCCTCGGCGCGCTCCTCGTGCATGGCCTGCGCCCCGGCCCGCAACTCTTCCAACAGGACGCCCCGATCACCTACGGCTTCATGTTGACCTTGCTCATCACGGCAGGCTTGGTTTGGGTGCTTGGTCGATATGGTGCGATGGTTTTCGTAAACGTCCTGCGGCTACCACCGCGCCTGCTGGCACCCATGATCATTTGCATGACCGTCATCGGTGTCTATTCCATCCACAACAGCTTCTACGAGGTCTGGCTGATGCTCGGCTTCGGGATGCTGGGCTACGCAATGGAGCGGCTGAACATCCCTACACCGCCCGCTGTGCTCGCGGTCATTCTCGGGCCGATGGCCGAAAGCGCGCTACGCCGTTCGCTTCTGATCTCCGGAAACGACGTTGGGTATCTCTTCAGCGGAGTAATCTCTTGGCTGCTGATTTGCGCAATTCTGCTTTCGGTTGGCGTGCCTCTCTTCCGCAAGTTCCTGAACCGCAAATCGAAGGACAGCTCAGATCTTGCACAAACAGTAGAAAAGTAA
- a CDS encoding tripartite tricarboxylate transporter TctB family protein — protein sequence MKNSVAEMLGALISAGISVFGLLEALNYSGQSGMMPQAVTAFAIFLSLIWFVNAAKFHFSGQSEFEFAELRLAGLAKIIGGILIYVLSVRYVGFFTATIVAVPAFAYLIGYRNLKVSFATAVGFVLILYAVFSMLLNVPLPDEAIVDVITRATK from the coding sequence ATGAAAAACAGCGTGGCCGAGATGCTCGGCGCCTTAATCTCAGCTGGCATCAGCGTTTTTGGCCTTTTGGAGGCTCTGAACTACAGCGGGCAATCCGGGATGATGCCACAAGCGGTTACGGCATTTGCAATTTTTCTGTCCCTAATCTGGTTTGTGAACGCTGCAAAGTTTCACTTCTCCGGGCAGAGCGAATTCGAGTTCGCCGAGTTGCGCCTTGCCGGATTGGCAAAGATCATTGGCGGAATTCTCATCTATGTGCTGTCGGTGCGCTATGTCGGTTTTTTCACTGCCACCATCGTGGCGGTTCCGGCCTTCGCCTACCTGATCGGCTACCGGAACCTAAAGGTCAGCTTCGCCACCGCCGTTGGCTTCGTTCTCATTCTCTACGCCGTCTTCTCAATGCTTCTGAATGTCCCTCTGCCAGATGAAGCAATTGTCGACGTCATTACCCGGGCCACAAAATAA
- a CDS encoding tripartite tricarboxylate transporter substrate binding protein — MLGSLKATAAATLMLALGTGAALAEYPERTIEMIVAYGAGGGTDIAARTLVPFVEKHLGNDASIAVINTPGAAGEIGFTKLAQSEPDGYTIGFINNPNLITIPIQRKARYSLDDIQPIGNVVYDANAFVSRADGEFSDLAAVVAFAKENPRKVTFGTTGIGGDDHLAMANFARLAGIELVHVPFQDTPSLRTAILGGHVQLAGLNISEVIDDVDEGSLIALGQMTDQPWELATDVPTFVGQGYDLTMGSQRGVAAPAGIPADVLAKLEEAIEKAIADPEFRAAAEKQRLPLQFIDSASFIEGMKRQDSDLRQIWNEEPWIK; from the coding sequence ATGCTTGGATCTTTGAAGGCCACTGCCGCTGCGACACTCATGCTAGCACTTGGGACAGGCGCCGCTCTGGCTGAGTATCCCGAGCGAACCATCGAAATGATCGTCGCCTACGGCGCTGGAGGGGGCACTGACATTGCGGCGCGCACACTGGTGCCTTTCGTTGAAAAGCATCTCGGCAACGATGCCTCGATCGCGGTGATCAACACGCCCGGCGCTGCCGGTGAGATCGGCTTCACCAAGCTGGCCCAGTCAGAGCCCGACGGTTACACCATCGGTTTCATCAACAACCCGAACCTGATCACCATCCCGATTCAGCGTAAAGCACGATATTCGTTGGATGATATCCAACCCATCGGCAATGTCGTCTATGACGCCAATGCCTTTGTCTCCCGCGCTGACGGCGAGTTTTCTGATCTGGCAGCCGTCGTCGCTTTCGCCAAGGAAAACCCTCGCAAGGTGACCTTTGGCACCACCGGGATTGGTGGCGATGACCACCTCGCCATGGCGAACTTCGCGCGCCTGGCCGGCATCGAACTCGTCCACGTCCCATTTCAGGACACTCCGTCGCTGCGCACGGCAATTCTAGGCGGGCACGTCCAGCTTGCCGGCCTGAACATCAGCGAAGTGATCGACGACGTGGATGAAGGCTCGCTCATCGCGCTTGGCCAAATGACGGACCAACCGTGGGAGCTTGCCACCGACGTGCCGACATTCGTCGGGCAGGGCTACGACCTCACCATGGGCTCGCAACGTGGCGTGGCCGCCCCCGCCGGCATCCCCGCAGATGTGCTTGCAAAGCTCGAAGAAGCCATTGAAAAGGCCATCGCCGACCCCGAATTCCGGGCGGCAGCTGAAAAGCAACGCCTGCCTCTTCAGTTCATCGACAGCGCCTCCTTCATCGAAGGGATGAAGCGTCAAGACAGCGATCTTCGTCAGATCTGGAACGAAGAGCCTTGGATCAAGTGA
- a CDS encoding NAD(P)-dependent oxidoreductase, which translates to MVDRPTICVTEHIHPDAMARLAEIGNVIGPGPEADDWPARAEAVIVRSAPVSQEQLQRAVRLRVIGKHGAGTDTIDVQAANAAGIPVLTAAGTNAESVADLAICLALNLLRAPDLHDAALRGGRMLAPRQRIGFELSELQAGILGMGAIGRAVAQRLVHGFGAQVLAYDPMLPASDWPERVERAETVDDVLSRSGILFLHLPLLPETTHVLNERAFALMPRGSFVVNCARGGIVDEVALAEAIADGHIAGAASDVFEAEPPDPQHALFSAGRFIGTPHIGGSTEAGLKRTGMLIAERVISELKKPREIED; encoded by the coding sequence GTGGTAGACCGCCCGACCATCTGTGTGACAGAGCACATTCACCCAGACGCCATGGCGCGTTTGGCAGAAATCGGCAATGTCATTGGGCCCGGACCAGAAGCGGATGATTGGCCCGCCAGAGCCGAGGCCGTCATCGTCCGCAGTGCGCCCGTTTCGCAGGAGCAACTTCAGCGCGCAGTGCGGCTTCGCGTGATCGGCAAGCATGGCGCTGGCACCGACACGATTGACGTACAGGCGGCAAACGCCGCTGGCATCCCTGTACTGACAGCCGCGGGGACAAACGCAGAGTCCGTTGCCGACTTGGCCATTTGCCTTGCGCTCAACCTGCTCCGTGCCCCGGATCTGCATGATGCGGCCCTGCGAGGCGGACGGATGCTCGCGCCGCGCCAGAGGATCGGCTTTGAACTTTCGGAGCTTCAGGCCGGCATCTTGGGGATGGGTGCCATTGGCCGCGCGGTGGCCCAGCGGCTGGTGCATGGCTTTGGGGCCCAGGTTCTGGCCTATGATCCGATGCTGCCTGCGAGTGACTGGCCAGAGCGGGTGGAGCGCGCCGAAACGGTGGATGATGTGCTGTCGCGCAGCGGAATCCTGTTCCTTCACCTGCCGCTTTTGCCTGAAACGACCCATGTGTTGAACGAGCGCGCCTTTGCGCTGATGCCGCGTGGCTCTTTTGTCGTCAATTGCGCGCGCGGCGGGATCGTGGATGAGGTCGCGCTGGCCGAGGCAATTGCAGACGGTCATATCGCGGGTGCTGCCAGCGATGTCTTTGAGGCAGAGCCTCCCGATCCGCAGCACGCGTTGTTCAGCGCCGGACGGTTTATTGGAACACCGCACATTGGTGGCTCCACAGAAGCAGGGCTCAAGCGCACGGGGATGCTTATCGCCGAGCGAGTCATCTCAGAACTCAAGAAACCAAGAGAAATAGAGGATTAA
- a CDS encoding RraA family protein gives MSIGFQVRSRQRCVSDENAQRAKNFPVANISDCMSRMFAGGPQLRPIHEGGKVLAGPALTVRCRPGDNLMVHHALDIAKPGDVIVVDAAGDLTSAIMGEIMAAVALKNGVAGMVINGAIRDASEIRRMGLILYAAGITHRGPYKDGPGEINTPIAFDGMVVEPGDLVLGDDDGVLSIPYDDIDDVLAAAARKKVAEEEELEAIANGTVDRSWVAKALKEKGCLQVG, from the coding sequence ATGAGTATCGGTTTTCAAGTCCGGTCGCGTCAGCGTTGCGTCTCTGACGAGAACGCACAGCGGGCAAAGAACTTCCCCGTGGCGAACATCAGCGATTGCATGAGCCGTATGTTTGCAGGTGGGCCGCAGCTCCGCCCGATCCATGAAGGTGGCAAGGTTCTGGCTGGCCCGGCCCTGACGGTGCGGTGCCGCCCCGGCGACAACCTGATGGTTCACCACGCACTTGATATCGCCAAGCCCGGCGATGTGATCGTGGTGGATGCCGCCGGCGATCTGACATCGGCGATCATGGGAGAGATCATGGCCGCCGTTGCCCTTAAGAATGGCGTTGCCGGCATGGTCATCAATGGCGCAATCCGAGATGCCTCCGAGATCCGCCGCATGGGTCTGATCCTCTATGCTGCCGGCATCACCCATCGTGGCCCCTATAAGGATGGTCCCGGAGAGATCAACACGCCCATCGCCTTTGACGGCATGGTGGTAGAGCCCGGCGACCTTGTGCTCGGCGATGATGATGGCGTGCTTTCAATTCCTTACGACGACATTGATGACGTTCTCGCAGCCGCAGCACGGAAGAAAGTGGCGGAGGAGGAAGAATTGGAGGCAATTGCCAACGGAACGGTGGACCGCTCTTGGGTAGCAAAGGCACTGAAGGAGAAGGGTTGCCTGCAGGTTGGGTGA
- a CDS encoding dihydroxy-acid dehydratase, producing the protein MDDGPNKATGISRGLTNYGDADFSRYLRVANAKSMGFSDEMLSKPIVGITSTFNEFNNCHRSVPELVAAVKRGVIAAGGLPLEFPTISLGEPYLNPTALFFRNLMAMDTEEMIRGQPMDAVVLIGGCDKTVPAQLMGAVSAGLPAVQLVTGPQLTNRWRNERLGACTDCRRFWGKFRSGEIDEPTINEIEGNLIATAGTCAVMGTASTMAALAEGLGMMLPGTAAIPAVHADRLRAAEASGRAAIKLIQSGIGVGDIITKGAIKNALRVLLAIGGSTNAIIHLTAIAGRAGIKVSLDELNELSDTTPVLVNLKPTGPYYMEDLHAAGGIGAVLRELRPLLDLDCMTVTGETLRERLDGDPGWVNREVVRSLEEPLQPMGGLVALFGSLAPRGAIMKRAAADPELFEKEARAVVFTSLEDLAARIDDPDLDVTEDDCLVLQNAGPMSETRMPEAGYLPIPKKLAQKGVKDMLRISDARMSGTAYGTIVLHITPDSASGGPLAYVLNGDRIRVSVKERRIDLLVDEQELERRRKEMVLQPATAKRGYARMFGNEILLADQGCDFASLVADPDSLGE; encoded by the coding sequence ATGGATGACGGTCCGAACAAAGCAACGGGGATATCCCGTGGCCTGACCAACTACGGGGACGCGGATTTCTCGCGCTACCTGCGCGTAGCCAATGCCAAGTCGATGGGCTTCTCCGACGAGATGCTGAGCAAGCCGATTGTCGGCATCACGTCGACCTTTAACGAGTTCAATAACTGCCACCGCAGTGTGCCAGAACTCGTAGCGGCGGTGAAGCGTGGGGTGATTGCGGCAGGGGGGTTGCCGCTGGAGTTTCCGACGATCTCGCTCGGTGAGCCCTATCTCAACCCCACCGCTCTGTTCTTCCGCAACCTCATGGCCATGGACACCGAGGAGATGATCCGCGGACAGCCGATGGATGCAGTGGTATTGATCGGTGGTTGCGACAAGACGGTGCCTGCGCAACTCATGGGGGCCGTTTCGGCGGGCCTGCCCGCAGTGCAACTGGTGACCGGTCCCCAACTGACCAACCGTTGGCGCAACGAGCGGCTGGGCGCTTGCACGGATTGCCGTCGGTTCTGGGGTAAGTTCCGCTCCGGCGAGATCGACGAACCCACGATCAACGAGATTGAAGGTAACCTGATTGCCACAGCAGGCACATGCGCTGTCATGGGCACGGCGTCTACCATGGCCGCCCTCGCCGAAGGGCTTGGCATGATGTTGCCTGGCACCGCTGCAATCCCCGCCGTCCACGCGGACAGGCTGCGGGCAGCTGAGGCCTCGGGCCGGGCGGCGATCAAGCTGATCCAATCCGGAATTGGGGTCGGGGATATCATCACCAAGGGTGCGATCAAGAATGCGCTCCGCGTACTGCTTGCCATTGGTGGCTCGACAAACGCGATCATCCATTTGACGGCAATTGCTGGGCGCGCGGGAATTAAGGTATCGCTCGACGAGCTTAACGAGCTGTCGGATACGACCCCTGTGCTGGTCAACCTCAAGCCAACCGGCCCCTACTACATGGAAGACCTGCACGCCGCCGGTGGCATTGGCGCTGTTCTGCGCGAGCTGCGCCCGCTGCTTGATCTCGACTGCATGACCGTTACCGGCGAAACCCTGCGCGAGCGTCTCGACGGTGATCCGGGCTGGGTAAATAGGGAAGTCGTGCGCTCGCTCGAAGAGCCTCTTCAGCCAATGGGGGGCCTGGTAGCCCTGTTCGGTTCGCTTGCGCCTCGTGGGGCGATCATGAAGCGGGCCGCAGCTGATCCCGAGCTTTTCGAGAAAGAGGCACGCGCTGTCGTCTTCACTTCACTAGAGGATTTGGCCGCCCGGATTGACGACCCGGATCTCGACGTGACCGAAGACGATTGCCTCGTTCTGCAAAATGCCGGACCGATGTCGGAAACGCGTATGCCTGAGGCGGGATACCTTCCGATTCCCAAGAAGCTGGCGCAGAAGGGCGTGAAGGACATGCTCCGGATTTCCGATGCTCGGATGTCGGGCACGGCCTATGGTACGATCGTTCTGCACATTACGCCTGACTCGGCGTCCGGCGGTCCGCTGGCGTATGTGCTCAATGGCGACCGGATTCGCGTTTCGGTAAAGGAGCGGCGCATTGATTTGCTGGTCGATGAGCAAGAGCTCGAACGACGCCGCAAGGAAATGGTTCTGCAGCCCGCAACAGCCAAGCGCGGTTACGCAAGGATGTTCGGAAATGAGATCCTCCTTGCCGATCAGGGCTGCGACTTCGCTAGCCTTGTGGCGGATCCGGACTCTCTGGGGGAATAG
- the mnmH gene encoding tRNA 2-selenouridine(34) synthase MnmH translates to MTLIADSLNTFFTHDYDCVIDVRSPAEFAEDRVPGAINLPVLDNEERAQVGTIYKQESPFKARKIGAALVFRNAAAHISGPLAHHHGGWRPLVYCWRGGQRSGAFTWMLREIGWRAEVVQGGYKTYRRLVTRALYDNALPHRLIQLGGYTGTAKTALLPRLAERGIQALDLEGLARHRGSLLGEMPGGQPAQKGFESDLIRALNALDPASPVVVEAESSKIGQINLPPALWDAMKIAPWIEITAPVEARARYLAEAYVDILADGPRLSEMLAPLRFYRGHELVDRWDTMIAAGERLALCRSLAEDHYDPAYRTSMRAQATRFIHREETTALTPRALDALADRLAVHLQTIRI, encoded by the coding sequence ATGACTCTCATTGCGGACAGCCTCAACACCTTTTTTACGCATGACTACGACTGCGTCATCGACGTGCGCAGCCCGGCAGAATTTGCAGAAGATCGCGTACCAGGGGCTATCAATCTTCCCGTTCTCGACAACGAAGAACGGGCGCAGGTCGGAACGATCTACAAACAGGAAAGCCCGTTCAAAGCCCGCAAGATCGGCGCCGCTTTGGTGTTTCGAAATGCCGCCGCACATATCTCAGGGCCGTTGGCACATCATCATGGCGGTTGGCGTCCGCTGGTCTACTGTTGGCGGGGCGGGCAACGGTCTGGTGCTTTCACTTGGATGCTGCGGGAAATTGGATGGCGTGCAGAGGTGGTTCAGGGCGGATACAAGACCTATCGCCGCCTCGTGACGCGAGCGCTTTACGACAATGCGTTGCCGCATCGCCTTATTCAACTTGGGGGTTACACCGGGACGGCCAAAACGGCACTTCTGCCGCGATTGGCAGAGCGGGGTATACAGGCGCTGGATCTGGAAGGTCTGGCGCGACATCGCGGCTCGCTGCTGGGGGAAATGCCCGGAGGGCAGCCCGCACAGAAGGGTTTCGAATCCGATCTGATTCGGGCTTTGAATGCGCTCGACCCGGCGTCACCGGTGGTGGTCGAGGCGGAAAGCAGCAAGATCGGTCAGATCAACCTGCCGCCCGCTCTTTGGGACGCGATGAAGATTGCTCCGTGGATTGAGATCACCGCCCCGGTCGAGGCCCGCGCACGATATCTGGCCGAGGCCTACGTCGATATTCTTGCTGACGGGCCGCGCTTGTCCGAAATGCTTGCACCGTTGCGGTTCTACAGGGGGCATGAACTGGTCGATCGCTGGGACACTATGATAGCAGCGGGGGAGCGGCTGGCGCTTTGCCGGTCCCTGGCAGAGGACCACTATGATCCTGCTTATCGGACATCGATGCGCGCGCAGGCGACGCGTTTCATTCACCGCGAAGAGACAACCGCGCTGACGCCTCGGGCGTTGGATGCTCTGGCCGATCGGTTGGCCGTACATCTTCAGACGATCCGGATCTGA
- the selD gene encoding selenide, water dikinase SelD — protein MQSTPHPATRDLVLVGGGHTHALLLRSWGMKPLPGARLTLISPNPTAAYSGMLPGHIAGHYTREALEIDLVQLARFANARFVLGAATGIDLHRREIRVPDRPPIEYDVASIDIGITTTMTELPGFAEHAVPAKPLEAFADAWQIFLSTTGPASVAVIGGGVAGAELILAMSHALTLAARPARLHLIERDTLLDALPARASRRMRRALIEAGIEIHESAEVIAVTAEVVRLADRTIEAGFICGAAGARPHPWLSQTGLSHRDGFVTVDPMLQSSGKHVFAVGDCADMAFAPRPKAGVYAVRQAPVLAHNLRAALQETGQTKRYHPQADYLKLLSLGDKSALGNRFGVTFSGPWVWRWKDRIDQKFMSKFRDLPQMPTQSLPAVRAAGAEALGDKVLCGGCGAKLGQDALLQALGAGGLPGDDAAIITMGGARTVISTDHLREFVRDPVTMTRIAAQHALGDIWAMGAQPNAVLTNLILPRMAPALATRTLREIMTAAREVMAEAGAEIVGGHSSQGSELTIGFTVIGRCDHTPIGLTGARPGDALILTKPLGSGVVMAAEMAGRARGADVRAALNLMMQSQAQASAILSDSHAMTDVTGFGLLGHLRNICLNSAVGAEVAVNHVPLMAGALDLSASGIRSSLYPDNRAPVPDLDHTPQHDLLIDPQTAGGLLAAVAGDVDTHLTALRAAGYQACIIGRITDKTGQIRIV, from the coding sequence ATGCAGTCAACGCCCCATCCCGCGACCCGCGATCTGGTGCTGGTCGGCGGAGGTCATACACATGCGCTGCTACTCCGATCCTGGGGCATGAAACCTCTGCCCGGAGCGCGACTGACGTTGATCAGCCCCAATCCGACGGCCGCCTATTCTGGAATGCTGCCCGGCCATATTGCCGGGCACTATACGCGTGAGGCTCTGGAAATCGATCTTGTACAGTTGGCGCGTTTCGCCAATGCCCGGTTTGTGCTCGGCGCCGCAACCGGCATCGATCTGCACCGCAGGGAAATCAGAGTTCCTGACCGTCCGCCCATTGAATACGATGTCGCCAGCATCGACATCGGCATAACAACCACCATGACTGAGCTGCCCGGATTTGCCGAACATGCGGTTCCTGCCAAACCGCTGGAGGCTTTCGCCGACGCTTGGCAGATCTTTCTGTCCACCACTGGCCCGGCCTCTGTCGCCGTCATCGGGGGCGGCGTTGCGGGGGCAGAACTGATTTTAGCGATGAGCCATGCCTTGACCCTGGCCGCCCGCCCTGCCCGGTTGCATTTGATCGAACGGGACACTTTACTAGATGCCCTGCCTGCACGCGCGTCCCGGAGGATGCGACGCGCCTTGATCGAGGCAGGCATTGAAATACACGAATCCGCAGAGGTCATCGCGGTCACCGCCGAAGTTGTCAGGCTGGCCGACCGGACAATCGAGGCCGGGTTCATCTGTGGTGCCGCCGGTGCACGCCCGCACCCATGGCTATCTCAGACCGGCCTGTCTCATCGCGACGGATTCGTCACTGTGGACCCAATGTTGCAAAGCTCGGGCAAGCATGTCTTTGCCGTTGGCGATTGCGCAGACATGGCCTTTGCCCCGCGCCCAAAGGCGGGCGTCTATGCGGTGCGGCAGGCTCCGGTTCTGGCCCACAACCTGCGCGCCGCATTGCAGGAAACCGGTCAAACGAAAAGATATCATCCACAAGCCGACTATCTGAAGCTTCTCTCGTTGGGGGATAAATCGGCTCTGGGCAACCGGTTTGGAGTGACCTTCTCAGGCCCGTGGGTCTGGCGATGGAAGGATCGGATCGACCAGAAATTCATGTCGAAATTCAGAGACCTGCCACAAATGCCGACACAATCTCTGCCTGCCGTTCGGGCCGCAGGGGCAGAGGCGCTTGGCGACAAGGTGCTGTGTGGCGGCTGCGGCGCCAAGTTGGGTCAAGATGCCTTGCTACAAGCGTTGGGAGCGGGTGGGCTGCCCGGGGATGACGCGGCGATCATCACCATGGGCGGAGCACGGACTGTGATCAGCACCGACCATCTGCGTGAGTTTGTCCGCGACCCCGTGACTATGACACGGATCGCCGCGCAGCATGCCTTGGGCGACATCTGGGCCATGGGCGCGCAACCCAACGCGGTTCTGACCAATCTCATTCTTCCTCGCATGGCCCCTGCTCTGGCCACGCGCACATTGCGCGAAATCATGACTGCCGCCCGCGAAGTGATGGCAGAGGCTGGCGCGGAAATTGTCGGCGGGCACAGTTCCCAAGGGTCGGAGCTGACAATCGGATTTACCGTCATTGGGAGATGTGATCACACGCCCATAGGTCTGACGGGTGCGCGCCCGGGCGATGCGTTGATCCTGACCAAACCGCTGGGCTCGGGCGTCGTGATGGCGGCCGAAATGGCCGGTCGCGCGCGTGGCGCGGATGTGCGCGCGGCACTGAATCTGATGATGCAGTCGCAGGCACAGGCATCGGCGATCCTGTCGGATTCCCACGCCATGACAGATGTCACCGGCTTTGGCTTGCTGGGCCATTTGCGCAACATCTGCCTGAATTCAGCCGTGGGCGCAGAAGTCGCCGTAAATCATGTGCCTCTGATGGCGGGCGCGCTTGACCTGTCTGCCAGCGGCATCCGCTCAAGCCTGTATCCCGACAACCGCGCCCCCGTCCCCGATCTTGACCACACGCCGCAACACGATCTGCTGATCGACCCTCAGACGGCTGGCGGTTTGTTGGCAGCGGTGGCGGGGGATGTGGACACGCACCTGACCGCCCTGCGCGCTGCGGGGTATCAGGCGTGCATCATTGGCCGCATCACGGACAAGACAGGTCAGATCCGGATCGTCTGA
- a CDS encoding chemotaxis protein CheD, which produces MTRTTETVVNVIQGEYEISEDPTVVMTTVLGSCIAVCMFDTTRRIGGLNHFLLPNREGGGGASVRYGAYAMELLINGLLRKGAERGRLRAKVFGGASMIGNLRDIGASNAAFARQFLSDEGIPCVAECVSGTAARRIRFWPTDGRVRQLLVSAEAISLPPEKPALIPRPVMQEITLF; this is translated from the coding sequence ATGACAAGAACCACTGAGACAGTCGTCAACGTCATCCAGGGCGAATACGAGATATCCGAGGATCCGACGGTGGTGATGACCACCGTTCTGGGGTCATGCATTGCGGTCTGCATGTTTGATACCACGCGCCGGATTGGCGGCCTGAACCACTTTCTCTTGCCCAACCGCGAGGGCGGCGGCGGGGCGAGTGTCCGATATGGTGCCTATGCAATGGAGCTGCTGATCAACGGGCTGCTGCGCAAAGGGGCCGAACGTGGCCGACTGCGGGCAAAAGTCTTTGGCGGAGCCAGCATGATAGGCAACCTGCGCGACATCGGTGCGTCAAACGCCGCATTCGCCAGGCAGTTCCTGTCTGATGAGGGGATTCCCTGCGTCGCAGAATGCGTGTCTGGCACGGCCGCGCGACGCATCCGCTTTTGGCCGACAGACGGGAGGGTGCGCCAGTTGTTGGTTTCGGCTGAGGCAATCTCTTTGCCACCGGAAAAACCGGCCCTGATCCCAAGGCCCGTCATGCAAGAGATCACACTTTTCTGA